The Devosia sp. A16 genome includes a window with the following:
- a CDS encoding HupE/UreJ family protein, translating into MRALVALLLIAVPTAAFAHTGHGDTSGFLHGFMHPVGGLDHILAMVAVGVFAYVLGGKALWLVPLSFVAMMAVGFLLGLGQVDVPFVELGIALSSVVIGGAAALGRPMPVVAASALVGVFAIFHGHAHGAEMPVDASGLEYAAGFIIATALLHAAGIAAAMGVTRLVGKYGRTVAQVAGGAFALGGLGVLAGWL; encoded by the coding sequence ATGCGCGCACTTGTTGCCCTTCTGCTCATCGCCGTTCCGACGGCGGCTTTCGCCCATACCGGGCATGGCGATACCTCAGGCTTCCTGCACGGTTTCATGCATCCGGTCGGCGGGCTCGACCACATCCTTGCCATGGTGGCCGTGGGGGTGTTCGCCTATGTGCTGGGCGGCAAGGCGCTGTGGCTGGTGCCGCTGAGCTTCGTTGCGATGATGGCGGTCGGGTTCCTGCTCGGCCTCGGGCAGGTAGACGTGCCGTTCGTCGAATTGGGCATTGCGCTGTCGAGCGTGGTGATCGGCGGCGCGGCGGCGCTGGGCCGGCCGATGCCCGTGGTCGCTGCCTCGGCGTTGGTCGGGGTGTTCGCGATCTTTCACGGCCACGCGCATGGCGCGGAAATGCCGGTCGACGCCTCGGGCCTCGAATATGCGGCGGGCTTCATTATCGCAACAGCGCTGCTGCATGCGGCGGGTATCGCGGCGGCAATGGGCGTCACCAGACTGGTCGGCAAGTACGGCAGGACGGTTGCGCAGGTCGCGGGCGGCGCGTTCGCGCTGGGCGGCCTCGGCGTGCTCGCCGGCTGGCTCTGA
- a CDS encoding copper chaperone PCu(A)C — translation MKLLIVPALLGLLSVTPTLAHEGLVHDGCPIGQVFTAGDLTISGAYTRAMLPKAQVGGGYFVIENKGAAPDRLLGGSTEAAKSVQIHQMKMEGEMMKMGPVEGGLEIPAGGSVALTPGGYHAMLMGVGTPFKEGECLELTLKFEKAGEVPVLLNVAGSAADTPPEGGMDHSAHGMSPAQ, via the coding sequence ATGAAACTGCTTATCGTTCCGGCCCTTTTGGGCCTCCTCTCCGTCACCCCTACGCTCGCCCACGAGGGCCTGGTGCATGATGGCTGCCCCATCGGCCAGGTGTTCACCGCCGGCGATCTCACCATCTCGGGCGCCTATACCCGCGCCATGCTGCCCAAGGCCCAGGTCGGTGGGGGCTATTTCGTCATCGAGAACAAGGGCGCGGCCCCCGATCGGCTGCTGGGCGGTAGCACCGAAGCGGCCAAGTCCGTGCAAATCCATCAGATGAAGATGGAAGGCGAGATGATGAAGATGGGGCCGGTCGAGGGCGGGCTCGAAATCCCCGCCGGCGGCAGCGTCGCCCTGACCCCGGGCGGCTACCACGCCATGCTGATGGGCGTGGGCACGCCGTTCAAGGAGGGTGAGTGCCTTGAGCTGACGCTGAAATTCGAAAAGGCCGGCGAGGTGCCGGTGCTGCTCAACGTCGCCGGCAGCGCCGCCGACACACCGCCCGAGGGTGGCATGGATCACTCCGCCCACGGCATGTCGCCGGCGCAGTAG
- the trmD gene encoding tRNA (guanosine(37)-N1)-methyltransferase TrmD, whose translation MSFSASVITLFPELFPGPLGASVIGRGMAEGRWSLAATQLRDFATDRHRTVDDTPSGGGAGMVLKPDILAKAIDAVSPPGDSRPRLLMSPRGTPLTQARVRALAAEPGVVIVCGRFEGIDQRVIEARGLEEVSIGDYVLAGGEVAAMVLLEAVVRLLPGVLGAAESHADESFENGLLEYPQYTRPQQFEGREIPEVLTSGDHGKVAKWRRAESEKLTRARRPDLLR comes from the coding sequence TTGAGCTTTTCGGCTTCGGTCATCACGCTGTTTCCCGAACTGTTCCCCGGTCCGCTCGGCGCCTCGGTGATCGGTCGCGGCATGGCCGAGGGACGCTGGAGCCTCGCGGCCACGCAGCTCAGGGACTTCGCCACCGACCGGCACCGGACGGTGGACGACACCCCGTCGGGCGGTGGCGCCGGGATGGTGCTGAAGCCCGATATCCTGGCCAAGGCCATCGATGCCGTATCGCCCCCAGGTGATTCCCGGCCACGCCTGCTGATGTCGCCCCGCGGCACGCCGCTGACCCAGGCGCGGGTGCGGGCGCTGGCGGCAGAGCCGGGGGTAGTGATCGTCTGCGGACGGTTCGAAGGCATCGACCAGCGGGTGATCGAGGCGCGAGGACTCGAGGAAGTCTCGATCGGGGACTACGTGCTGGCGGGCGGCGAGGTCGCCGCCATGGTGCTGCTGGAAGCCGTGGTGCGGCTGCTCCCGGGGGTGCTGGGTGCGGCGGAGAGCCATGCCGACGAGAGCTTCGAGAACGGGCTGCTCGAATATCCGCAATACACCCGGCCGCAACAGTTCGAGGGGCGCGAGATTCCCGAGGTGCTGACCTCCGGCGACCATGGCAAGGTGGCGAAGTGGCGGCGCGCCGAAAGCGAGAAGCTTACGCGGGCGCGCCGGCCGGATCTGCTGAGATAG
- the rimM gene encoding ribosome maturation factor RimM (Essential for efficient processing of 16S rRNA) has product MAQAGDNKLLMGRIGAAHGIKGEVRIQSFTEDPLALASYGPLSTNKPGLTIRILAARTTTNVLVARLEGVNDRNAAEKLNGVELYVDRALLPDPDDDDDFYHADLIGLKARLADGSEIGEVMAVPNFGAGDLLEIRDPRSGDTYLYPFSKTVVPEVRIADGYLTIDPPIEAEPGEEEPD; this is encoded by the coding sequence GTGGCGCAGGCGGGCGACAACAAGCTCCTCATGGGCCGCATTGGCGCGGCCCATGGGATCAAGGGCGAAGTGCGCATCCAGTCCTTCACCGAGGACCCGCTGGCGCTGGCTTCCTACGGCCCGCTTTCGACCAACAAGCCGGGCCTCACGATCAGGATCCTCGCGGCCCGCACCACGACCAACGTGCTCGTGGCGCGGCTCGAGGGGGTCAACGACCGCAATGCGGCGGAGAAGCTGAACGGGGTCGAACTCTATGTCGACCGCGCGCTGCTGCCCGATCCCGATGACGACGACGATTTCTACCATGCCGACCTGATCGGGCTGAAGGCCCGGCTGGCCGACGGCTCGGAGATCGGCGAGGTGATGGCGGTGCCGAATTTCGGCGCCGGCGACCTGCTCGAAATCCGCGATCCCCGCTCGGGCGACACCTATCTCTATCCGTTCTCGAAGACCGTGGTGCCGGAAGTCCGGATCGCCGACGGCTACCTCACGATCGATCCGCCGATCGAGGCGGAGCCGGGCGAAGAAGAACCCGATTGA
- the rpsP gene encoding 30S ribosomal protein S16, which translates to MSLKLRLARAGTKKRPYYHVVVADARSPRDGRFIEKIGNYDPKLADKDKRVTLVTERVQHWLSVGAQPTDRVARFFDAAGLMKREARNNPEKAVPGKKATERAEAKAKAIADKAAADAAPAAEATSE; encoded by the coding sequence ATGTCGCTGAAACTCCGCCTTGCCCGCGCCGGCACCAAGAAGCGCCCCTATTACCACGTCGTCGTCGCCGACGCCCGTTCGCCGCGTGACGGCCGCTTCATCGAAAAGATCGGCAACTACGATCCCAAGCTCGCCGACAAGGACAAGCGCGTCACCCTCGTCACCGAGCGCGTGCAGCACTGGCTGAGCGTCGGGGCCCAGCCGACCGACCGCGTGGCGCGCTTCTTCGACGCCGCGGGCCTCATGAAGCGCGAAGCGCGCAACAACCCCGAGAAGGCCGTGCCGGGCAAGAAGGCGACCGAGCGTGCCGAGGCCAAGGCCAAGGCGATCGCCGACAAGGCCGCCGCCGACGCTGCGCCGGCTGCCGAAGCCACCTCCGAGTAA
- the ffh gene encoding signal recognition particle protein, with the protein MFESLSDRLGKIFEGLRGRGALNESDVDAALREVRRALLEADVSLEVVKAFVEQVRERAVGAEVTRSVTPGQQVVKIVHDELVKVLGETQVPIDFSTTPPMTMLMVGLQGAGKTTLSAKLAKRMKERQGKKVLMASLDDRRPAAKEQLRVLGEQIGVDTLPIQLNEKPVDIARRAQREGKLGGYDVLILDTAGRTHIDEELMEETAAVKAATEPHEILLVADSLTGQDAVNLARSFDQRVDITGIVLTRVDGDGRGGAALSMRAATGKPIKLIGTGEKMDALEDFHPSRIADRILGMGDIVSLVEKAAQNVTAEDAAKMAKKLKKGVFDLEDLRNQLLQMKKMGGMGSLMNMMPGMGQMKKAMAGANIDEKVFDRQIAIIGSMTKAERANPDLLNAKRRIRIANGSGTKVEDVNKLMKQHRQMADMMKKVSKGGMGSLAGMFGGKMGGMMPGLGNMPDPSTMDPKELEQLARRMGIDPASIPQQAEAPKQLTQNKLPTDVGQLLKSGSGLPGLGGAPRFPGLPGLGGGFVPKKK; encoded by the coding sequence ATGTTCGAAAGCCTTAGCGACCGGCTTGGGAAAATCTTCGAGGGCCTTCGAGGCCGCGGCGCACTCAACGAGAGCGACGTGGATGCGGCGCTGCGCGAAGTGCGCCGGGCGCTGCTCGAGGCCGACGTTTCCCTCGAGGTGGTGAAGGCTTTCGTCGAACAGGTGCGCGAGCGCGCCGTCGGTGCCGAGGTCACCCGTTCGGTGACGCCGGGCCAGCAGGTGGTCAAGATCGTCCACGACGAGCTGGTCAAGGTGCTCGGCGAAACGCAGGTGCCGATCGATTTCTCGACCACCCCGCCGATGACCATGCTGATGGTCGGCCTGCAGGGCGCGGGCAAGACCACGCTCTCGGCCAAGCTCGCCAAGCGCATGAAGGAGCGGCAGGGCAAGAAGGTCCTGATGGCTTCGCTCGACGATCGCCGTCCGGCGGCGAAAGAACAGCTGCGGGTGCTCGGCGAACAGATCGGCGTCGACACCCTGCCGATCCAGCTCAACGAAAAGCCGGTCGACATCGCCAGGCGCGCGCAGCGCGAGGGCAAGCTCGGCGGCTACGACGTGCTGATCCTCGATACGGCGGGCCGCACCCATATCGATGAAGAGCTGATGGAAGAGACGGCGGCAGTAAAGGCCGCCACCGAGCCGCACGAAATCCTGCTCGTCGCCGACTCGCTGACCGGCCAGGACGCGGTGAACCTGGCGCGCTCGTTCGACCAGCGCGTCGATATCACCGGTATCGTCCTCACTCGCGTCGACGGCGATGGCCGTGGTGGCGCGGCGCTGTCGATGCGGGCGGCGACCGGCAAGCCGATCAAGCTGATCGGTACCGGCGAAAAGATGGATGCGCTCGAGGATTTCCATCCCTCGCGCATCGCCGACCGCATCCTGGGCATGGGCGACATCGTCAGCCTGGTCGAGAAGGCAGCCCAGAACGTCACGGCCGAAGACGCGGCCAAGATGGCCAAGAAGCTCAAGAAGGGCGTCTTCGACCTCGAGGATCTGCGTAACCAGTTGCTGCAGATGAAGAAGATGGGCGGCATGGGCTCGCTCATGAACATGATGCCCGGCATGGGCCAGATGAAGAAGGCGATGGCCGGCGCCAATATCGACGAGAAGGTGTTCGACCGGCAGATCGCCATCATCGGCTCGATGACCAAGGCGGAGCGGGCGAACCCGGACCTGTTGAACGCCAAGCGGCGCATCCGCATCGCCAATGGTTCGGGCACCAAGGTCGAAGACGTCAACAAGCTGATGAAGCAGCACCGCCAGATGGCGGACATGATGAAGAAGGTGTCGAAGGGCGGCATGGGTTCGCTCGCCGGCATGTTCGGCGGCAAGATGGGCGGGATGATGCCGGGGCTCGGCAACATGCCGGATCCCTCGACCATGGACCCCAAGGAACTCGAGCAGCTGGCGCGGCGCATGGGCATCGACCCGGCATCGATTCCGCAGCAGGCGGAAGCTCCCAAGCAACTCACCCAGAACAAGCTGCCGACCGATGTCGGCCAGCTGCTCAAATCCGGCTCGGGGCTTCCCGGGCTTGGCGGCGCGCCGCGCTTCCCTGGCCTGCCCGGCCTCGGCGGCGGTTTCGTGCCGAAGAAGAAGTAA
- a CDS encoding class I SAM-dependent methyltransferase, producing the protein MAEIALRHRWAVELLEPRPGEVVLEIGCGHGLATGLLLAAGADVVAVERSGKMLAACIKRNARSGRLTAFESDFESLDLGRFDAALAVNVDFPRHKDRGWARKFGDVLKPGGRLVLVLEAPAIQTADRFATSAATALTDVGFRVDTELRQSVVAVRGERIP; encoded by the coding sequence ATGGCCGAAATTGCGTTACGCCACCGCTGGGCGGTGGAGCTGCTGGAGCCCCGGCCCGGAGAGGTCGTGCTGGAGATTGGCTGCGGGCATGGCCTCGCCACCGGGCTGCTGCTGGCCGCTGGCGCCGACGTGGTGGCCGTCGAGCGGTCGGGCAAGATGCTGGCGGCGTGCATCAAGCGGAACGCCCGCAGCGGCCGGCTGACGGCGTTCGAGAGCGATTTCGAGAGCCTCGATCTCGGCCGGTTCGACGCGGCGCTGGCGGTGAACGTCGACTTCCCGCGACATAAGGATCGAGGCTGGGCCAGGAAATTCGGCGATGTGCTCAAGCCGGGCGGCCGGCTGGTGCTGGTACTGGAAGCGCCGGCGATCCAGACGGCAGACCGTTTCGCCACGTCCGCGGCGACCGCACTGACGGATGTCGGGTTTCGCGTCGACACCGAGCTGCGGCAGTCCGTCGTGGCGGTGCGGGGCGAGCGCATTCCTTGA
- a CDS encoding DUF2087 domain-containing protein, which translates to MTRTAVPLRVDDLSPFAKTLRQALTQHEGVPSHVELLNLIAKAAGFSNYQHLRADAGTAGRLEAAVAPTPPADLRQVEKAARYFDDRGVLMSWPARFNLQTLCQWVFWSRIPPDMAFSEREISDLIRDWHDFGDHALIRRAMVDARMLERTVDGREYRRIEQAPPPELKSLLAHLAARVTK; encoded by the coding sequence ATGACCAGAACCGCTGTCCCCCTTCGGGTGGATGACCTGTCGCCCTTCGCCAAGACGCTCCGCCAAGCGCTGACCCAGCATGAGGGCGTGCCGAGCCATGTCGAGCTGTTGAACCTCATCGCCAAGGCCGCCGGCTTTTCCAACTACCAGCACCTGCGCGCCGATGCCGGCACCGCCGGCCGCCTCGAAGCAGCCGTGGCGCCCACACCGCCGGCGGACCTTCGGCAGGTGGAGAAAGCGGCACGCTATTTCGACGATAGAGGTGTGTTGATGAGTTGGCCGGCGCGGTTCAACCTGCAAACCCTCTGCCAATGGGTGTTCTGGTCGCGCATCCCTCCCGACATGGCTTTCAGCGAACGGGAGATCAGCGATCTCATCCGAGACTGGCATGATTTCGGCGACCACGCGCTGATCCGCCGCGCCATGGTCGATGCAAGAATGCTCGAACGCACCGTCGATGGCCGCGAGTACCGCCGCATCGAACAGGCACCGCCTCCGGAGCTGAAATCGTTGCTGGCACATCTGGCGGCGCGGGTGACGAAGTAG
- the dapF gene encoding diaminopimelate epimerase, which translates to MSTAPFLKMNGLGNEIIVADMRGRADRITPAAAVALNADPATRYDQIMAIHDPRTPGTAHYIEIINSDGSLAQACGNGMRCVVQALSAETGEKHFVFETLAGILTGDEHPDGSITVDMGKPRFGWEEIPLAEEFYDTTGIELQIGPIDAPILHTPSVASMGNPHATFWVEDDVWNYALDRFGPLLENHPIFPERANISIAQVVAPDHIILRTWERGAGLTRACGTAACAALVNGARTHRTGRKATVTLPGGDLVIEWRADDHVLLTGPAEFEFSGTFEPFAGTWRRDQDSTSTQVSA; encoded by the coding sequence ATGTCCACCGCCCCATTCCTCAAGATGAACGGGCTCGGCAACGAGATCATCGTCGCCGACATGCGCGGTCGCGCCGATCGGATCACCCCGGCGGCGGCGGTGGCCCTCAATGCCGACCCGGCCACCCGCTACGATCAGATCATGGCCATCCATGACCCGCGTACGCCAGGCACCGCCCATTACATCGAGATCATCAACTCGGATGGCTCGCTGGCCCAGGCCTGCGGCAACGGCATGCGCTGCGTCGTGCAGGCGCTGAGCGCCGAGACGGGCGAAAAGCACTTCGTCTTCGAAACCCTCGCCGGCATCCTCACCGGCGACGAGCACCCGGACGGCTCGATCACCGTCGACATGGGCAAGCCCCGCTTCGGCTGGGAAGAGATCCCTTTGGCCGAGGAGTTCTACGACACCACCGGCATCGAGCTGCAGATCGGGCCGATCGACGCGCCGATCCTCCACACCCCATCGGTCGCCTCGATGGGCAATCCGCACGCCACCTTCTGGGTCGAGGACGACGTGTGGAACTACGCGCTCGACCGCTTCGGCCCGCTGCTCGAAAACCATCCGATCTTTCCCGAGCGGGCCAATATCTCGATCGCCCAGGTGGTGGCGCCCGACCATATTATCCTCAGGACCTGGGAACGGGGCGCCGGGCTGACCCGGGCCTGCGGCACCGCTGCCTGCGCCGCACTGGTCAACGGTGCCCGCACCCATCGGACCGGCCGCAAGGCGACGGTCACGCTTCCCGGCGGCGATCTCGTCATCGAGTGGCGCGCCGATGACCATGTGCTGCTCACCGGCCCGGCCGAGTTCGAGTTCTCCGGCACGTTCGAGCCTTTCGCCGGCACCTGGCGGCGCGATCAGGATTCGACCAGCACCCAGGTCTCGGCCTGA
- the mtaB gene encoding tRNA (N(6)-L-threonylcarbamoyladenosine(37)-C(2))-methylthiotransferase MtaB, whose product MSIETLTFGCRLNAYEGEVMKAEAEKAGLDNTIIINTCAVTAEAVRQAKQAIRKARRDNPERRIIVTGCAAQTEARSFGDMAEVDLVIGNADKLKAESYAPLAFGLPLNDKVQVNDIMSVRETAAHLIEGMDGRARAFVQVQNGCDHRCTFCIIPFGRGPSRSVPMGLVVEQIKKLVGNGYREVVLTGVDITSYGPDLPGTPTLGKLTQQILRHVPDLPRLRISSIDSIEADPAFYDAIASDRRLMPHLHLSLQSGDDLILKRMKRRHSRADALEVVHKLRALRPDIVLGADIIAGFPTETDEMFENSLSFVTEAELTYLHVFPYSPRPGTPAARMPQVDGRIARERAARLRAVGDAQYEKLALSRIGMVENVLIEKDGIGRQEQFVTCMLPGHSPGEIVPARITHFVDGNLVGEALRSAA is encoded by the coding sequence ATGTCCATCGAAACGCTGACCTTCGGCTGCCGCCTCAACGCCTATGAAGGCGAAGTGATGAAGGCCGAGGCGGAGAAGGCGGGGCTCGACAACACCATCATCATCAATACCTGCGCCGTGACCGCCGAAGCGGTGCGGCAGGCCAAGCAGGCTATCCGCAAGGCCAGGCGCGACAATCCGGAACGCCGCATCATCGTCACCGGCTGCGCCGCCCAGACCGAGGCGCGCTCGTTCGGCGACATGGCCGAAGTCGACCTGGTCATCGGCAATGCCGACAAGCTGAAGGCGGAAAGCTATGCTCCCCTAGCATTCGGCCTGCCGCTCAACGACAAGGTGCAGGTCAACGACATCATGAGCGTGCGCGAGACCGCCGCGCACCTGATCGAGGGCATGGATGGCCGGGCCCGCGCCTTCGTCCAGGTGCAGAACGGCTGCGACCACCGCTGCACCTTCTGCATCATTCCCTTCGGCCGCGGGCCATCGCGCTCGGTGCCGATGGGCCTCGTGGTCGAGCAGATCAAAAAGCTGGTCGGCAACGGGTATCGGGAAGTCGTCCTCACCGGCGTCGACATCACGTCCTATGGTCCGGACCTGCCGGGCACCCCGACACTGGGCAAGCTGACCCAGCAGATCCTGCGCCACGTGCCGGACCTGCCGCGGCTGCGCATCTCCTCGATCGACTCGATCGAGGCCGATCCGGCTTTCTATGACGCCATAGCGTCGGATCGCCGTTTGATGCCTCACCTGCACCTTTCCCTGCAGTCGGGCGACGACCTGATTCTGAAGCGCATGAAGCGCCGGCACTCGCGGGCCGACGCGCTTGAGGTGGTTCACAAACTCCGCGCGCTGCGGCCCGACATCGTTCTCGGCGCCGACATCATTGCCGGCTTTCCCACCGAGACCGACGAGATGTTCGAGAACTCGCTGAGCTTCGTCACCGAAGCCGAGCTCACCTACCTCCACGTCTTTCCCTACAGCCCGCGGCCCGGCACTCCGGCGGCGCGCATGCCGCAGGTCGATGGCCGCATTGCCCGCGAGCGCGCCGCACGGCTGCGCGCGGTCGGCGATGCCCAGTACGAAAAGCTGGCCCTGTCGCGCATCGGCATGGTCGAGAACGTTCTGATCGAAAAGGATGGCATCGGCCGGCAGGAACAGTTCGTCACCTGCATGCTGCCGGGCCACAGCCCGGGAGAGATCGTGCCCGCCCGTATTACCCATTTCGTCGATGGCAACCTCGTCGGCGAAGCATTGAGGTCTGCAGCCTGA
- the ftsY gene encoding signal recognition particle-docking protein FtsY — MAEQKKKGFFQRLFGGGDKPTPPPPPPEHSVAEDLEADIVLDEVVEAAPLVLPPDQEIALEAAMHEAGMLVTPEVPPAPPAPPQPPAEPSVEDELVADIILDDIVEAAPLVLPPDQEIALEEALHDEGRTIEGPIETGAEPPAGPPEATPAYIEEVEEQQAPEPAPVPPVPTPAPAEPPKKQNWLQRLASGLKRSSDQLTGSIAAVFTKKRLDQAMLDDLEDILIQSDFGVDMATDVTEALRRDRFDRDISSDEVRDVLATQIVKVLDPVAQPLVIDATKKPYVILMVGVNGTGKTTTIGKLASLYRAEGKKVMLAAGDTFRAAAIEQLQVWGDRTGAPVVKKPAGSDASGLAYEAVERAQAEGADILIIDTAGRLQNRDELMSELEKIIRVIKKVEPSAPHATLLTLDATTGQNALNQVEIFGKRAGVTGLVMTKLDGTARGGILVAIARKFAMPVHFIGVGEGVDNLEPFAARDFAAAIARTAE, encoded by the coding sequence ATGGCCGAGCAAAAGAAAAAGGGCTTCTTCCAGCGCCTGTTCGGCGGCGGCGACAAGCCGACTCCGCCCCCGCCGCCACCCGAGCACAGTGTCGCCGAGGATCTCGAAGCCGATATCGTCCTCGACGAGGTCGTCGAGGCGGCCCCGCTGGTGCTACCGCCCGACCAGGAAATCGCGCTCGAAGCAGCGATGCACGAGGCCGGGATGCTGGTGACGCCCGAGGTGCCGCCGGCCCCGCCCGCTCCGCCGCAGCCACCTGCCGAGCCCTCGGTCGAGGACGAGCTGGTCGCCGACATCATTCTCGACGATATCGTCGAGGCCGCACCGCTGGTTCTCCCGCCGGACCAGGAGATCGCTCTCGAAGAGGCGCTGCACGACGAGGGCCGGACCATCGAAGGCCCGATCGAGACCGGCGCCGAACCGCCCGCCGGCCCGCCCGAGGCAACGCCCGCCTATATCGAGGAAGTGGAGGAGCAGCAGGCCCCTGAGCCCGCGCCGGTTCCTCCGGTCCCGACCCCGGCTCCCGCCGAACCGCCGAAGAAGCAGAACTGGCTGCAGCGCCTCGCCTCCGGGCTGAAGCGCTCATCCGATCAGCTGACCGGTTCGATCGCCGCCGTCTTCACCAAGAAGCGGCTCGATCAGGCGATGCTCGATGACCTCGAGGACATCCTGATCCAGTCCGATTTCGGCGTCGACATGGCGACCGATGTCACCGAGGCGCTGCGCCGCGACCGCTTCGATCGCGACATCTCGTCGGACGAAGTGCGCGATGTGCTGGCGACCCAGATCGTCAAGGTCCTCGATCCAGTGGCGCAGCCGCTGGTGATCGATGCCACGAAGAAACCCTACGTGATCCTGATGGTCGGGGTGAACGGCACCGGCAAGACCACCACCATCGGCAAGCTCGCGAGCCTCTATCGGGCCGAGGGCAAGAAGGTGATGCTTGCAGCGGGCGACACCTTCCGTGCCGCCGCCATCGAGCAGTTGCAGGTCTGGGGCGACCGCACCGGCGCTCCGGTGGTGAAGAAGCCTGCCGGCTCCGACGCCTCCGGTCTTGCTTATGAAGCGGTGGAGCGCGCCCAGGCGGAGGGCGCCGACATCCTGATCATCGACACGGCCGGCCGACTGCAGAACCGCGACGAGCTGATGAGCGAGCTCGAAAAGATCATCCGCGTGATTAAGAAGGTCGAGCCGTCGGCGCCGCATGCGACATTGCTGACGCTCGACGCCACCACCGGGCAGAACGCCCTTAATCAGGTCGAAATCTTCGGCAAACGTGCCGGCGTCACCGGCCTGGTGATGACCAAACTCGACGGCACCGCGCGCGGCGGCATCCTCGTCGCCATTGCGCGCAAGTTCGCCATGCCGGTGCACTTCATCGGGGTGGGCGAGGGTGTCGACAATCTCGAGCCGTTCGCCGCGCGTGACTTTGCCGCCGCGATCGCAAGGACCGCAGAATGA
- a CDS encoding septation protein A: MTEETKDAEVNWAELRPQLIRIGLELGPLLVFFLCTTFGESWLDASPMLRSMFASPIIFATAPFMVAMVISLGISWLVFKRVAVMPLVTLIVVLIFGTLTLLLQDSLFIKIKPTIVNSLFGATLLGGLVFGQSLLKYVFGEVYHLQPKGWQVMTMRWGLFFFLLAFLNEVAWRGSSLFFTDPDAADKFYAGFKLWAVMPITIVFSMLQLPLLTKYAADPKEPIEVIPPMDPLP, translated from the coding sequence ATGACCGAAGAAACCAAAGACGCCGAGGTGAACTGGGCGGAACTCAGGCCCCAGCTGATCCGCATCGGCCTCGAGCTCGGCCCGCTGCTGGTGTTTTTCCTGTGCACCACGTTCGGCGAGAGCTGGCTCGACGCCAGCCCGATGCTGCGTTCGATGTTCGCCAGCCCGATCATCTTCGCCACCGCGCCCTTCATGGTCGCCATGGTGATCTCGCTCGGCATCTCCTGGCTGGTCTTCAAGCGCGTCGCGGTGATGCCGCTGGTGACCCTGATCGTCGTGCTGATCTTCGGCACGCTGACCCTGCTGCTGCAGGATTCGCTGTTCATCAAGATCAAGCCGACGATCGTCAACTCGCTGTTCGGGGCCACCCTGCTCGGCGGATTGGTGTTCGGCCAGTCGCTGCTGAAATACGTTTTCGGCGAGGTGTATCACCTGCAGCCCAAGGGCTGGCAGGTGATGACCATGCGCTGGGGGCTGTTCTTCTTCCTCCTGGCGTTCCTCAATGAAGTCGCCTGGCGCGGTTCGAGCCTGTTCTTCACCGACCCCGACGCGGCCGACAAGTTCTATGCCGGCTTCAAGCTCTGGGCGGTGATGCCGATCACCATCGTCTTCTCGATGCTGCAGCTGCCGCTGCTCACCAAATACGCCGCCGATCCGAAAGAGCCCATCGAGGTCATCCCCCCGATGGACCCGCTGCCGTAG
- a CDS encoding DsbE family thiol:disulfide interchange protein encodes MKRVLLAVLPLLLLVGLVAVFALNMDRDPSLVRSVLINKPAPSFTLPAVPGSGVEGFDTASLKGEVTVVNVFASWCIPCREEHPLLERLRAETGVRIFGINQKDAPENAVAFLTELGNPYQRIGGDTDNRVSIDWGVYGVPETFIVNAAGVITFKHVGPISPESLEKEVIPAIEKAKAG; translated from the coding sequence TTGAAGCGTGTCCTGCTCGCCGTTCTGCCGCTGCTGCTGCTGGTCGGGCTGGTGGCCGTGTTCGCGCTGAACATGGACCGCGACCCCAGCCTCGTGCGCTCGGTGCTGATCAACAAGCCGGCGCCGTCCTTCACCCTGCCCGCCGTGCCCGGCTCCGGCGTCGAGGGGTTCGACACCGCTTCGCTCAAGGGCGAGGTGACGGTGGTCAACGTGTTCGCCAGCTGGTGCATCCCATGCCGCGAGGAGCACCCGCTGCTCGAGCGGCTGCGGGCCGAGACCGGGGTGCGGATTTTCGGCATCAACCAGAAGGATGCGCCCGAGAATGCCGTGGCGTTCCTCACCGAGCTGGGCAACCCCTATCAGCGGATCGGCGGCGACACCGACAACCGGGTGTCGATCGACTGGGGCGTCTATGGCGTGCCGGAGACCTTCATCGTCAATGCCGCCGGGGTGATCACCTTCAAGCATGTCGGGCCGATCTCGCCCGAGTCGCTGGAAAAGGAAGTGATCCCGGCGATCGAGAAGGCCAAAGCCGGCTGA